One part of the Spirochaeta lutea genome encodes these proteins:
- a CDS encoding diacylglycerol/polyprenol kinase family protein translates to MSTISTNYIHGHAAAGLTVPSRRAELQIEVVRKSIHLLIGFVPMVATLIGVPPTLLLLGAGIILYTSAEYLRYTGTRVPLISRITELASRDRDKNHFVLGPVTLGLGAMLALMLYPEPAASIAIYALAFGDGMASLFGKAFGRIKLPLTGGKSLEGSLGCFLAVFIPTYLLVEPQVSLAIVIAAFAAFIEALPTRDFDNIVMPTVTGAFALLVL, encoded by the coding sequence ATGTCAACGATTTCTACGAATTATATTCATGGTCATGCAGCTGCGGGGCTGACTGTCCCAAGCCGTCGAGCAGAGCTGCAAATAGAAGTTGTAAGAAAATCAATCCATTTATTAATTGGTTTCGTTCCTATGGTGGCCACCCTCATAGGAGTTCCTCCTACCCTGCTGCTGCTTGGAGCGGGTATTATCCTGTATACCTCCGCCGAATACCTACGCTACACGGGCACCCGGGTTCCCCTCATTAGCCGAATTACAGAACTCGCCTCCCGTGATCGGGATAAGAATCATTTTGTACTCGGCCCGGTTACCCTTGGTCTAGGTGCGATGTTGGCTCTCATGCTCTATCCTGAGCCTGCTGCCTCCATCGCCATTTATGCCCTGGCATTCGGGGACGGAATGGCAAGTCTCTTTGGTAAGGCATTCGGCCGCATTAAGCTCCCCCTGACCGGCGGGAAGTCCCTGGAAGGAAGTCTGGGGTGTTTTCTTGCAGTCTTCATCCCCACATATCTCCTCGTGGAACCTCAGGTCTCCCTGGCTATAGTTATTGCCGCCTTTGCAGCCTTCATCGAAGCCCTGCCGACCCGGGATTTTGACAACATTGTGATGCCGACAGTCACCGGCGCCTTCGCTCTTTTAGTGCTGTAA